Proteins from a genomic interval of Medicago truncatula cultivar Jemalong A17 chromosome 3, MtrunA17r5.0-ANR, whole genome shotgun sequence:
- the LOC11414826 gene encoding protein MKS1: MNQFPDIPTGRSPRRELQGPRPTPLRIHKDSHKIKKPPLAPQQQQQQQQYQQPRQPIIIYTVSPKVIHTTPGDFMNLVQRLTGSSSSSSSSSTSSSSSSNIDPFRGDGTISPAARYATMEKAMSPLGKKQQQQQQIVAPITSFTSDVISDMEGIEQTQLMNHGVERGNMMFQGILSPGPASLSPIPSNFFSPPSSDPNMFNNFLHDLSPALHSGRNFMEGGANFLLPSPSNFVSPITPSIDLFNYFLG; encoded by the coding sequence ATGAATCAATTCCCAGACATTCCTACAGGAAGATCACCAAGAAGAGAACTTCAAGGTCCACGTCCTACACCTCTTAGAATACACAAGGACTCTCACAAAATCAAGAAACCACCATTGGCGccacagcagcagcagcaacaacaacaatatcaacaacCGCGCCAACCAATTATAATCTACACCGTCTCCCCTAAGGTAATCCACACCACACCCGGGGACTTCATGAACCTCGTCCAACGTCTCACCggatcctcctcctcctcctcctcctcctccacctcCTCGTCTTCATCATCAAATATTGATCCTTTCCGCGGGGATGGAACAATATCCCCCGCGGCGCGTTATGCCACCATGGAGAAAGCTATGTCTCCTTTGgggaaaaaacaacaacaacaacaacaaatagtAGCACCAATAACAAGTTTTACTAGTGATGTAATAAGTGACATGGAAGGGATAGAACAAACACAATTGATGAATCATGGAGTAGAGAGAGGAAACATGATGTTTCAAGGGATTTTGTCTCCGGGACCGGCTTCACTATCTCCAATTCCTTCTAATTTTTTCTCGCCACCATCTTCGGATCCAAACATGTTCAACAACTTCCTTCATGATTTAAGTCCTGCACTTCATAGTGGTAGAAATTTTATGGAAGGTGGTGCTAATTTCTTATTACCTAGTCCTTCAAATTTTGTTTCACCTATTACTCCTTCTATTGATTTATTCAACTATTTCTTAGGGTAA